One Archocentrus centrarchus isolate MPI-CPG fArcCen1 chromosome 10, fArcCen1, whole genome shotgun sequence genomic region harbors:
- the mxd3 gene encoding max dimerization protein 3, translating to MEGQVCNIQVLLRAAEFLERREREAEHGYASVRPLSPTRSDRGSKQKSKKISAGGNRSVHNELEKNRRAQLRHCLEQLKKQVPLSSDSMRNTTLNLLRRAQLHIKKLQEQDERAEQLKDRLRWEQRELRVRLEQLQRGTERMRNDSQGSTMSSERSDSDREDVEVDVESIVFVDSDGLSITHTGADHCYSSLEKAWL from the exons ATGGAAGGACAAGTTTGCAACATCCAGGTGCTTCTTCGGGCTGCCGAGTTTCTGGAGAGAAGAGAGCGAG AGGCAGAACATGGATATGCTTCAGTCCGGCCTCTCAGTCCAACTCGGTCTGACAGGGGGAGCAAGCAGAAGAGCAAGAAGATATCTGCTGGTGGCAATAG GTCAGTTCACAATGAGCTGGAAAAAAACCG ACGGGCTCAGCTGAGACACTGCCTGGAGCAGCTCAAGAAGCAGGTCCCGCTGTCCTCAGACTCCATGAGGAACACCACTCTGAACCTGCTGAGACGAGCCCAGCTTCACATAAAG AAGCTGCAGGAGCAGGATGAGCGCGCAGAGCAGCTGAAGGACCGTCTGCGCTGGGAGCAGCGAGAGCTGCGGGTTcggctggagcagctgcagagggGAACGGAGAGGATGAGGAACGACAGCCAGGGGTCGACCATGTCCTCCGAGAGGTCAGATTCCGACAGAG AGGACGTGGAGGTTGATGTGGAGAGCATCGTGTTTGTGGACTCTGATGGACTGAGCATTACGCACACCGGTGCAGACCACTGTTACTCCAGCCTGGAAAAGGCCTGGCTATGA
- the ddx41 gene encoding putative ATP-dependent RNA helicase DDX41, with protein METENRLLKRSHDEDERTGSEGSEDEDYVPYVPVKIRKQQMLQKMLRLRGKVVDEEHKDSGEEQRDEDEALGPRSNVSLLDQHQHLKEKAEARKESAKEKQLKEEEKILESVAEGRALMSVKEMAKGIIYDDPIKTSWKAPRYILNMPDTRHERVRKKFHILVDGDGIPPPIKSFREMKFPPAILKGLKKKGIVHPTPIQIQGIPTVLSGRDMIGIAFTGSGKTLVFTLPIIMFALEQEKRLPFFKREGPYGLIICPSRELARQTHGIIEYYCKLLEEEGAPQLRTALCIGGMSVKEQMEVVKHGVHMMVATPGRLMDLLQKKMVGLDICRYLALDEADRMIDMGFEEDIRTIFSYFKGQRQTLLFSATMPKKIQNFAKSALVKPITINVGRAGAASLDVIQEVEYVKEEAKMVYLLECLQKTSPPVLIFAEKKADVDAIHEYLLLKGVEAVAIHGGKDQEERTKAIEAFKEGKKDVLVATDVASKGLDFPAIQHVVNYDMPEEIENYVHRIGRTGRSGKTGIATTFINKGCDESVLMDLKALLVEAKQKVPPVLQVLQTGDETMLDIGGERGCTFCGGLGHRITDCPKLEAMQTKQVTNIGRKDYLAHSSMDF; from the exons atggagaccGAAAACCGACTTCTAAAG AGATCCCATGATGAGGATGAAAGGACTGGCTCAGAAGGATCGGAGGATGAAGACTACGTTCCATATGTTCCGGTCAAAATCAGAAAACAACAAATG CTACAGAAGATGTTGCGCTTGCGAGGGAAGGTGGTAGATGAAGAACATAAGGACAGCGGGGAGGAACAGAGGGATGAGGATGAAGCTCTTGGTCCACGCTCCAATGTTAGTCTCCTCGACCAGCATCAGCACCTCAAGGAAAAGGCAGAAG CTCGTAAGGAGTCAGCCAaggagaagcagctgaaagaggaagagaagatcCTGGAGAGTGTTGCAGAGGGCAGAG CTTTGATGTCTGTGAAGGAAATGGCTAAAGGTATCATATATGACGATCCCATAAAAACAAG CTGGAAAGCACCACGCTACATCTTGAATATGCCAGACACAAGACATGAGCGTGTCAGGAAGAAGTTTCACATCCTGGTTGATGGAGATGGCATCCCTCCTCCCATCAAAAGCTTCAGAGAGATGAAGTTTCCACCAG CCATTCTGAAAGGTTTGAAAAAGAAGGGAATTGTGCACCCAACACCAATTCAGATACAAGGAATCCCAACAGT TCTTTCGGGTAGAGACATGATTGGAATTGCCTTCACTGGATCGGGGAAGACTTTGGTTTTCACTCTGCCGATCATCATGTTCGCTCTGGAGCAGGAGAAAAGACTGCCTTTCTTTAAGAGAGAGGGGCCATATGGACTTATCATCTGTCCTTCG cGAGAGCTAGCGAGGCAGACACATGGCATCATAGAGTATTACTGCAAGCTGCTTGAAGAGGAGGGAGCTCCTCAGCTGCGCACAGCGCTGTGCATTGGAGGAATGTCTGTCAAGGAGCAGATGGAGGTTGTAAAGCA tggTGTCCATATGATGGTTGCTACCCCTGGAAGATTGATGGACTTGCTGCAGAAAAAGATGGTGGGTCTCGACATTTGTCGCTACTTGGCTTTGGATGAAGCTGACAGGATGATAGACATGGGTTTTGAAGAAGACATAAGGACCATCTTCTCTTATTTCAAG GGACAGAGACAAACCCTGCTTTTCAGTGCCACTATGCCCAAGAAGATCCAGAACTTTGCCAAGAGTGCACTGGTCAAACCCATTACTATCAACGTGGGCAGAGCTGGAGCTGCCAGCTTGGATGTCATCCAG GAAGTGGAATACGTCAAAGAAGAGGCCAAGATGGTTTACCTTCTAGAGTGTCTCCAGAAAACATCTCCTCCA GTGCTGATATTTGCTGAGAAAAAGGCGGATGTAGATGCCATCCATGAATATCTTCTTCTTAAAGGAGTAGAGGCCGTGGCCATACATGGTGGAAAAG ATCAAGAGGAAAGAACAAAAGCCATTGAAGCAttcaaagaaggaaaaaaagatgtgtTAGTAGCCACAGATGTTGCCTCCAAGGGTCTGGATTTCCCAGCTATTCAGCATGTAGTGAACTATGACATGCCAGAAGAGATAGAAAACTATG TCCATAGAATAGGAAGAACTGGACGATCAGGCAAAACTGGGATTGCCACAACGTTCATCAATAAAGGCTGCG ATGAGTCCGTTCTGATGGATCTGAAAGCTCTGCTCGTTGAAGCCAAGCAGAAGGTTCCTCCagtcctccaggtactccagacAGGAGATGAGACCATGCTGGACATCGGAG GTGAGAGAGGATGTACCTTCTGTGGTGGTCTTGGTCATCGTATTACAGACTGTCCCAAGTTGGAGGCCATGCAGACAAAGCAGGTCACCAACATTGGAAGGAAAGACTACCTGGCTCATAGCTCAATGGACTTCTAA
- the fam193b gene encoding protein FAM193B — MARKKSKQQGVAQKELVPGQQSAPKSPVSPGDAAGGGGGDAGLDRLPTTKANQPMHTCCLLCHREFKDWGASSVNGLPGGHGTKLANAVPALSQALLREAPGRKLADAVPSLSQSLLGEVPLWICQSCCKSVEEEERRSTQEQPTPVPLSHSSSCKSQSCGNGYPEQNTVDWDPSSFLSAHKLSGLWNSAHTNGGEHCNHSTSSHSQQGVTGGSTCHEKRGLNEAPGKSAKMSGNKVCPYSHPSAQNSSGSSAGNALSTSADLCKTTPKHFKTMCRRPTPPGEAFHPSDHHQHTDLSVPPNSPTGLPSQHSSLLPPKPNSGQHGHVTSSCGTGVAAHAPFSPLVPNLHGPAAKINSPSPDSPTSVHKPSPCKNSHIPAVNTQHSKLGTSVVGCNHSCNGHNPGTVATSNVGHVTPGTCRDQACKGHKVTNGTLCHPSSELEEGEDEDSSSERSSCASSSTNQKDGKYCDCCYCEFFGHNAPPAAPTSRNYAEIREKLRSRLTRRKEELPQRQDSELTVAGAIDNRDVDELLDFINSSEPKPVNSAKAAKRARHKQKKKEKAQQGNTGAAGSDPHSNPSEPVDEPIPDSSEASRLLDWPQLELERVNSFLTSRLEEIKNTIKDSIRASFSMYDLNLDVNDFPKKAATLEGNHLLSHLNGSSDLQQIDLDLSPLSLGTFKSHLDLVNGWEDTNIVSSSNTTTTASGVSAASKDIQRLHSTPSLSKLIRVRSPERCTSSGSESLPQVPVQATAKSKEDTSDPKNTSVGSNGAKSKKNKKHQQRQEQSVSEQNSNKPTKAASGNEAQKTNESKETACSGSKSGNKQPQHFADHQKNGPKKSEEGRSFKHVANGGPLSAQRGKSDAETRGGRSEQDSESKTHPTTPANGQQQQQSKGKNKKNKNKGEKSNNAIDDVFLPKDVDPTEMDEIDREVEYFKRFCLDSAKQTRQKVAVNWSNFSLKKVSSNAAQ; from the exons ATGGCAAGGAAGAAAAGCAAGCAGCAAGGGGTCGCCCAGAAGGAGCTTGTGCCTGGACAGCAGAGCGCACCGAAGAGCCCAGTCTCTCCCGGCGATGCAGCTGGCGGTGGCGGCGGAGATGCTGGGCTGGATAGGCTGCCCACTACCAAGGCGAATCAG CCCATGCACACCTGTTGCCTCCTGTGCCATCGTGAATTTAAGGACTGGGGAGCGAGTTCTGTGAATGGGCTTCCTGGGGGCCATGGAACGAAGCTGGCCAACGCCGTGCCTGCGCTCTCCCAGGCTTTATTGCGGGAGGCGCCAGGTCGTAAGCTCGCTGACGCTGTGCCCTCGCTGTCTCAGTCCCTGCTGGGAGAGGtgcctctgtggatctgtcagagctgctgcaagagtgtggaagaggaggagaggcggAGCACACAGGAGCAGCCAACACCG gTACCGTTGTCACACTCTTCCTCCTGTAAGTCCCAGAGCTGTGGGAATGGTTACCCAGAGCAAAATACTGTGGACTGGGACCCGAGTTCTTTCCTGTCGGCTCACAAACTGTCGGGTCTCTGGAACTCTGCCCACACCAACGGAGGGGAACATTGCAACCACAGCACTTCTTCACACTCACAACAAG GTGTAACAGGAGGTTCAACTTGTCATGAGAAAAGAGGGCTTAATGAAGCGCCTGGGAAATCTGCTAAAATGTCAGGGAACAAAGTTTGTCCCTACAGTCACCCGTCAGCCCAGAATTCCAGTGGATCTTCTGCTGGGAACGCACTCTCTACCTCAGCAGACCTTTGTAAGACCACTCCCAAGCACTTCAAGACCATGTGCCGTCGACCAACGCCACCAG GTGAAGCCTTCCACCCCAGTGACCATCATCAACATACAGACTTGTCGGTACCCCCTAACAGTCCCACCGGCTTGCCTTCCCAGCATTCCTCTCTCCTTCCCCCAAAACCGAACTCTGGGCAGCATGGCCACGTGACCTCCTCCTGTGGCACTGGCGTGGCAGCCCATGCACCTTTCTCCCCTCTGGTACCAAACCTCCACGGTCCTGCAGCCAAAATCAATTCTCCAAGTCCGGATAGCCCAACATCTGTCCATAAGCCCAGCCCATGCAAAAACTCCCACATTCCTGctgtgaacacacaacacagcaaaCTGGGCACGTCTGTCGTGGGTTGTAACCACTCCTGTAATGGACACAATCCGGGAACAGTGGCCACTTCCAATGTAGGTCATGTAACACCTGGGACCTGCAG ggATCAAGCATGTAAGGGGCACAAGGTAACTAATGGGACATTGTGCCACCCTTCGtctgagctggaggagggcgAGGATGAAGACAGCAGCTCTGAGAGGAGCTCCTGCGCCTCTTCTTCCACAAATCAGAAAGACGGGAAGTACTGCGACTGCTGCTACTGCGAGTTCTTTGGACACAATGCG CCTCCAGCTGCACCAACTAGCCGAAACTACGCTGAGATCCGAGAGAAGCTTCGCTCACGACTGACCCGGCGTAAAGAGGAGCTTCCTCAACGGCAAGATTCAGAACTGACAGTGGCTGGAGCCATTGACAACCGGGACGTGGACGAGCTGCTGGACTTTATAAACAGTTCTGAGCCCAAACCTGTCAACAGTGCCAAGGCTGCCAAAAGGGCTCGacacaaacagaagaagaag GAAAAAGCTCAACAGGGCAACACGGGTGCTGCAGGCAGTGACCCCCACTCCAATCCATCTGAGCCTGTCGACGAGCCCATCCCTGATAGTTCAGAAGCCAGTCGGTTGCTAGACTGGCCTCAGCTGGAACTTGAACGCGTTAATAGTTTTCTCACAAGTCGGCTAGAAGAGATTAAAAACACCATCAAAGACTCAATCCGGGCCTCATTTAGCATGTACGACCTCAATCTGGATGTCAATGACTTCCCAAAGAAAGCAGCCACGTTGGAGGGAAACCATTTACTGTCCCATCTCAATGGTTCCTCTGATTTGCAGCAGATAGACCTTGACCTCTCTCCTCTTTCGCTGGGAACCTTTAAAAGCCACCTGGATCTGGTTAATGGTTGGGAGGACACAAACATTGTCTCATCTTCTAATACCACCACCACTGCATCAGGGGTCAGTGCAGCTTCAAAGGACATCCAGCGGTTGCACAGTACCCCCAGTCTCTCTAAACTCATAAGAGTTCGTTCACCAGAAAGATGCACTTCCAGTGGATCTGAGAGTTTACCACAGGTGCCAGTTCAAGCAACAGCTAAATCAAAAGAGGACACCTCTGATCCTAAGAACACATCCGTTGGGAGCAATGGTGCAAAGTCgaagaagaataaaaagcaCCAACAGAGACAGGAGCAGTCTGTGTCAGAGCAAAATTCCAACAAACCAACCAAAGCTGCCTCTGGGAATGAAGCACAGAAAACCAATGAGTCTAAAGAAACGGCATGTAGTGGCTCAAAGTCTGGAAACAAACAGCCCCAGCACTTTGCAGACCATCAGAAAAACGGGCCTAAGAAATCTGAAGAGGGCAGATCATTCAAACATGTAGCAAATGGTGGCCCCTTGAGTGCACAAAGGGGGAAAAGTGACGCAGAGACACGAGGAGGTCGGTCTGAGCAGGATTCAGAGAGCAAAACTCACCCCACTACTCCAGCAAATgggcaacaacagcagcagtccaaggggaaaaataagaagaacaagaacaagGGTGAAAAATCTAACAATGCTATTG ATGATGTATTTCTCCCTAAAGATGTGGATCCAACAGAAATGGATGAGATTGATCGGGAAGTGGAATATTTCAAACG GTTTTGCCTGGATTCTGCAAAGCAAACTCGCCAGAAGGTTGCAGTGAATTGGTCCAACTTTAGCCTCAAAAAGGTTTCTTCCAATGCAGCTCAATAA
- the atoh1b gene encoding protein atonal homolog 1b: MAAKAELSSWPEYPEDFALLQQQQQHNLAHINSKTWISSTSIRALSIRDAHAAAEAAGISREKLVPVTEFTDRVTTKSITETDPVKAPDGGKTGHFGPQRHRRVAANARERRRMHGLNKAFDELRSVIPSLENEKKLSKYDTLQMAQIYITELSELLAGVVHPECRSPRPSSADKPSRRSLIHSLRPAAAAQSQNPLTGDPSASIGHLILLGPTSDMESNKSGASSSSSDGESSHLSDAEEGQNSRQYQKVNTTDF, translated from the coding sequence ATGGCTGCCAAAGCAGAACTTTCAAGCtggccagagtacccagaggattTcgctctgctgcagcagcagcagcagcacaacctGGCCCACATCAACTCCAAAACCTGGATTTCCTCAACTTCAATCCGTGCGCTCTCAATTAGGGACGCGCACGCGGCTGCAGAGGCAGCGGGCATCTCACGGGAGAAACTTGTGCCAGTGACCGAATTCACTGACCGCGTTACCACTAAAAGCATCACAGAGACAGATCCTGTTAAGGCACCAGATGGAGGCAAGACGGGCCACTTCGGCCCTCAGAGACACAGGCGCGTCGCAGCCAACGccagggagaggaggaggatgcacGGTCTAAACAAAGCGTTTGACGAGCTCAGGAGTGTCATCCCCTCCCTGGAAAACGAGAAAAAGTTATCCAAATATGATACCCTCCAGATGGCGCAGATTTACATCACAGAGCTGTCTGAGCTCCTGGCCGGCGTGGTTCACCCGGAGTGCAGGAGCCCTCGCCCAAGCTCTGCAGACAAGCCCTCCAGGAGGAGTCTGATTCACTCTCTTAGACCAGCAGCCGCTGCACAGTCCCAGAACCCTCTGACCGGAGACCCCTCCGCCTCTATTGGCCATCTGATTTTACTTGGACCTACATCGGACATGGAATCAAATAAATCAGGGGCTTCTTCCAGCAGCAGCGATGGGGAATCTTCACATCTCAGTGATGCAGAGGAGGGTCAGAATAGTAGACAGTATCAGAAAGTAAATACCACTGACTTCTAA
- the dok3 gene encoding docking protein 3, which translates to MEVIFKEGLLYLQGAKFGKKTWRKVWMVLYKPSSMGVGRMEFYAVADSSSLTEQKRAARQKTAERKVVRLTDCLSITPAPKESCPAGCAAFYLNTTQTTYTLASTSSQDWLSALCLLAFQKDPGESDKGDFEGGNGLTMADNDLYASWKSDLTLPPNQYQVTIQSTEASKRCKLSGEYLVSIDTETMVLLATSTRYIIYRWPYKLLRKFGQIEGGFSIEAGRRCESGQGVFIFLTRHGPRIVQTISKHCTVERNSERQGLSAQRSLCDLSPATLPATAYSLADPAIYNLADVSADTENKFANDYPIYDDPVQQLSLVKPHPSCSKEAVGEDDDNEKELYHSLEALNLDNVIEDSIYCNVRRGTPPSTRKAELDNSECVYSSMIKVDSLPNTQHEPSYTLSTLPLPQPPPISAIYAIAKPKNQHVLPVNNSFQQGYNTQADHYEDDISETEEASSSPAQVTPSEMPGSFKHRLAEIISKDLAKFQPSLPYGAGSLTFSE; encoded by the exons ATGGAGGTCATCTTCAAGGAGGGACTGCTTTACCTTCAGGGTGCCAAATTTGGAAAA AAAACATGGCGCAAAGTATGGATGGTGCTTTACAAACCCAGCTCTATGGGGGTTGGCCGGATGGAGTTCTACGCCGTAGCCGACAGCAGTTCTCTCACTGAGCAAAAGAGGGCTGCTCGGCAGAAAACGGCTGAAAGAAAAGTCGTGCGTCTAACTGACTGTCTCAGCATCACACCTGCACCAAAGGAGTCTTGTCCTGCTGGCTGCGCGGCCTTCTacctaaacaccacacagaCCACCTACACCTTAGCCTCCACGTCAAGCCAGGACTGGCTGAGTGCCCTCTGTCTTCTAGCCTTCCAG AAGGATCCTGGAGAATCAGACAAAGGGGATTTTGAGGGAGGAAATGGCTTAACCATGGCAGACAATGACCTTTATGCATCTTGGAAAAGTG aTCTGACTCTTCCTCCGAACCAGTACCAAGTGACTATCCAGAGCACAGAGGCATCCAAGAGGTGCAAGCTGTCTGGGGAGTATCTGGTCTCCATAGATACAGAGACTATGGTACTGCTAGCCACGAGTACTCGTTACATCATTTACCGCTGGCCATACAAGCTCCTACGCAAGTTTGGACAGATTGAG GGGGGATTCAGCATCGAAGCGGGCCGTCGCTGCGAGTCGGGACAGGGAGTGTTCATCTTTCTGACCCGGCATGGTCCCCGGATTGTTCAGACTATATCTAAGCATTGTACAGTGGAGAGGAATTCAGAGAGGCAGGGACTCAGTGCTCAAAGATCATTATGTGACCTGTCTCCTGCTACCCTTCCTGCCACAGCTTACTCACTTGCTGATCCTGCCATCTACAATCTTGCAGATGTTTCTGCTGACACAGAGAACAAGTTTGCCAATGATTACCCTATTTATGACGACCCTGTACAGCAGCTATCGCTTGTCAAGCCTCATCCCTCTTGCAGCAAGGAGGCTGTGGGAGAGGATGATGACAATGAGAAAGAGTTGTACCATTCCCTGGAGGCTCTAAACCTGGATAACGTCATTGAAGACAGCATTTATTGCAATGTGAGGAGAGGCACGCCTCCTTCTACGAGAAAAGCTGAGCTAGATAATTCAGAGTGCGTCTATTCCAGCATGATAAAAGTTGATTCTCTGCCAAACACCCAGCATGAGCCTTCCTACACACTCTCAACGTTGCCTCTACCCCAGCCTCCTCCCATATCGGCTATTTATGCCATAGCCAAACCCAAAAACCAGCATGTGCTCCCTGTGAATAACTCCTTCCAGCAAGGATACAATACACAAGCAGACCACTATGAAGATGACATAAGTGAGACTGAGGAGGCCAGCAGCTCCCCTGCTCAAGTAACCCCCTCGGAGATGCCTGGCAGTTTTAAACACAGACTGGCAGAAATCATTTCTAAGGACTTGGCAAAGTTCCAGCCTTCTCTTCCCTACGGAGCAGGCAGCCTCACATTTTCTGAGTAG